In Rutidosis leptorrhynchoides isolate AG116_Rl617_1_P2 chromosome 2, CSIRO_AGI_Rlap_v1, whole genome shotgun sequence, one genomic interval encodes:
- the LOC139891612 gene encoding uncharacterized protein — MGQIVCHNSATGLKIKDHNLQNMANEVSSEKMKKNDVYNFQMPLHYPRYKKEDYEKMPEWKLDCLLKEYGLPTDIGDVHEKRKFAMGAFLWT, encoded by the coding sequence ATGGGTCAAATAGTGTGCCATAACTCTGCAACAGGTTTGAAGATCAAGGACCATAACCTTCAAAACATGGCGAATGAAGTATCATCTGAGAAGATGAAGAAGAATGATGTATATAATTTTCAGATGCCACTTCATTATCCAAGGTACAAAAAAGAAGATTATGAGAAGATGCCTGAATGGAAGCTTGATTGCCTTTTAAAAGAATATGGACTCCCAACTGATATTGGTGATGTTCATGAAAAGAGAAAGTTTGCCATGGGTGCTTTTCTTTGGACTTGA